One part of the Lycium ferocissimum isolate CSIRO_LF1 chromosome 8, AGI_CSIRO_Lferr_CH_V1, whole genome shotgun sequence genome encodes these proteins:
- the LOC132067747 gene encoding pectinesterase-like, whose product MVGKKVVISFVSLILLVGVIVGVVVVVHKNGDKDGGKTTNVQKKKVDEFCQPTAYKDACVKSLDKVAHNESATMKDYIMAAFDATVEEIKKSQHETGKTNVDKDKDPYNHMALEDCKELLQYAVEELESTLKVVSDNEMKSLQEKVYDILNWVSAVYSYQSDCIDAIDKPEYKSAIEKGLVNATQLTNNAIDIVAKISSTLKDSNFQIPDGFMNRKLLDANYQMGQDGYPTWFPAADRKLLADSPTPNAVVAKDGSGQYKSVAEAIKAYPDKHQGKYIVYVKAGEYNEQVIIDKKKPNVFIYGDGAGKTIITSDKNVYIAKYSTQDSATVSAVGQGFIAKGITFRNTAGPPGQQAVALRIQGDMSAVFDCNIEGYQDTLYYQTHRQFYRNCVISGTIDFIFGKGTAVIQDSTIILRKPGVDQKWNTITSDGREIQSQPTGLALQNCKITAENELLSTKIVENYLGRPWKAYSTNVVMESEIGEFIKPEGWMIWDKEQFHQTCECYEYGNKGPGAGTSARNKLFKNFKVLSQQEATKYTAGAVWFRGNEWLAGTGAPFYLGLGGK is encoded by the exons atggtaGGTAAAAAAGTCGTGATTTCATTTGTCTCTTTGATTCTTCTGGTAGGTGTAATTGTGGGAGTAGTAGTCGTAGTGCACAAAAATGGGGACAAAGATGGTGGTAAAACCACCAatgttcaaaagaaaaaagtagaTGAATTTTGTCAACCCACAGCATATAAAGATGCTTGTGTAAAGAGCCTTGATAAAGTTGCACATAACGAGTCTGCCACTATGAAAGACTATATAATGGCTGCTTTTGATGCCACTgtggaagaaataaaaaaatctcaACACGAAACTGGAAAAACTAATGTTGACAAAGATAAAGATCCTTACAACCATATGGCATTAGAAGATTGCAAAGAGTTATTACAATATGCAGTCGAAGAGCTCGAATCGACCCTCAAAGTTGTCTCGGACAATGAAATGAAATCCCTACAAGAAAAAGTGTACGACATTCTGAACTGGGTCAGCGCGGTCTATTCGTACCAGAGTGACTGCATCGATGCAATTGACAAGCCTGAGTACAAGTCCGCGATTGAAAAGGGCCTAGTTAATGCCACACAATTGACCAACAATGCCATCGACATTGTGGCCAAGATTTCGTCCACCCTCAAGGACAGTAATTTTCAGATACCAGATGGTTTTATGAACCGTAAACTCCTTGACGCGAATTATCAGATGGGACAGGATGGATACCCCACGTGGTTCCCCGCGGCTGATCGTAAGCTATTGGCTGATTCGCCAACACCTAATGCAGTAGTGGCTAAGGATGGTAGTGGACAATATAAGTCAGTTGCTGAGGCTATTAAGGCGTACCCTGACAAACATCAAGGCAAATACATAGTATATGTTAAAGCTGGTGAGTATAATGAACAGGTGATTATCGATAAGAAGAAACCCAACGTGTTTATCTATGGAGATGGCGCGGGAAAAACCATCATCACTTCAGACAAAAATGTCTATATCGCGAAATACAGCACCCAGGATAGTGCTACAGTTA GTGCCGTGGGACAAGGGTTCATTGCCAAAGGAATCACCTTCCGAAACACAGCCGGTCCACCAGGGCAACAAGCCGTGGCACTTAGAATCCAAGGCGATATGTCAGCTGTTTTTGATTGCAACATCGAAGGCTATCAAGACACCTTATATTACCAAACTCATCGCCAATTTTACCGCAATTGTGTCATCTCAGGAACAATTGACTTCATCTTTGGTAAAGGCACGGCTGTCATCCAGGATTCCACAATCATCTTGCGAAAGCCCGGTGTGGACCAAAAATGGAACACAATCACCTCGGATGGAAGAGAAATTCAGTCACAACCAACAGGATTGGCATTGCAAAATTGCAAAATCACCGCGGAAAATGAACTACTCTCCACTAAGATCGTTGAAAACTACTTGGGACGACCGTGGAAGGCGTATTCGACGAATGTGGTCATGGAGAGTGAAATTGGTGAGTTTATTAAGCCAGAAGGATGGATGATTTGGGACAAGGAACAATTTCATCAGACATGtgaatgttatgaatatggtAACAAAGGACCTGGTGCAGGTACAAGTGCAAGGAACAAGTTGTTCAAGAACTTTAAGGTACTTAGtcaacaagaagcaactaagtACACTGCAGGTGCTGTTTGGTTCAGAGGAAATGAGTGGTTGGCTGGCACGGGTGCACCTTTTTACCTTGGTCTAGgtggaaaataa
- the LOC132066186 gene encoding uncharacterized protein LOC132066186, translated as MASSIYVYALIFLCISMEVSPSVSQVLGGGGLLPGLGGQVGNSPLPDIPKCLAMVLNVPGCAEEIITSFLSTQPRLIGPQCCKAALEFEDSCLPKIFPLSSLFPFTIRSFCPIQGSLPPPSPQPLVPTVA; from the coding sequence ATGGCTTCTTCTATCTATGTGTatgcacttattttcttgtgcATATCCATGGAGGTTTCGCCAAGCGTCTCACAAGTACTTGGAGGTGGCGGCCTTTTGCCAGGTTTAGGGGGTCAGGTCGGTAATAGTCCTCTTCCGGATATCCCAAAATGTTTAGCAATGGTGTTAAATGTTCCTGGATGTGCTGAGGAAATTATAACATCTTTCTTAAGTACTCAACCTCGATTGATTGGTCCTCAATGCTGCAAAGCTGCATTAGAATTTGAGGATAGTTGTTTGCCTAAGATTTTCCCTTTAAGTTCACTTTTCCCTTTTACAATTAGGAGTTTCTGCCCCATTCAGGGTTCGTTACCACCACCATCCCCTCAACCTCTAGTTCCAACAGTAGCGTGA